Genomic window (Cololabis saira isolate AMF1-May2022 chromosome 10, fColSai1.1, whole genome shotgun sequence):
tgaaacatcaattggctataactcagcaatacattatttgatgtggtcgaaaacatatttgcatgattgtagactgagcttgaagacatctatggtggaatattctggatcggttgtagcgccacctgttggcaccaggaattgtcatgtcttctattatacatctgtgctccaagcaagATGAGTGTATGGATCTCAAAGCTGTGTTACATAATAGGTAACACATTGACCGCCGTTAgaggtaccgtattttcacgaccatatggcgcactgtgtggaaaggcgcaccctcagttttgtgtgtcatttttggttttaaaacacacatacggcgcaccgacccaaaaggcgccgtctacggagacggagctgcacacacgcgcgctgcaaaacacacgcgctaaaaagtAGAgtggaagcaaaacttagtttgatattttatttcacttttcacatcaatcaaaccctttaaaaaggttcatattctgtttctgcattaaagaatttaaaaaaaccaccggggcgctgcacataaacctgtctcagccaccagcccttttcatttcactctggctggaaaagtctgtttaggcaacgcttttcttcaccatagccggcagtttctgtccatcagcgtggcaggcaagcacaagaataaatacacttttcataccccgttgtgctgcggatcccgaccgcggcggtcccgctccgcccccccccgcactggtcccgggtccgctccccgtctgctccccctcgcgctggaccgggtcccgggtcccggtccgcccccccctgcgctggtcccgctcacatacgcgctgtcggggagccggtaccgggttgtatccacaggagctccgctccgttaattcagctgcgccagtccgaatttccagacctgtctcggccacttgatcatcatcccttcatccagccaccccttttcattcacccttatgactccggctggaaacgtcttatgcaaagtttttcttttaaaaatccccatagttttctgtccatcagctgcgccaggccaGCGCCACATaaataagtatgtgtgtgtgtcgcgccgcgaatacacacgcGCGCATGTCggagatccggtaccgggtttgtaaccgacagatttggctgcaaatctcggagtgtgaagctgatctgacctgagacagaccccagaaatatctgctcttaaagcggcctggaaccaggtcgatcggaccgctttgggaacGAGGAAGTGGGGCTggagcagcgcccatcaccgcggctttaaccggggaaagtgaccggttctgaccggccgggaccggaggagcccacatggacttgtagcaggggctcccggggaaagagcaccggcatttcagccggatctgccccagggaaccggcgatcggaccccgcaaacccacggcaggtgcatcggttcccgacatgcaaaacacatgcgctgcagaacaagtgtgcttatttaaatagagcggagcaaaacttagtttgattgtattttatttcactttacacatcaagcaaatccttaaaagtcttcatcttctgtttcgcattaatcagatcagtggatggtctcattcacgtcgcaactcacgggggcttcacccgcccccttctctttttaccgttctcatggtggccggccttacatttaGTGGAGCAGATTATGACCCGGATCGTTCAGTTgcggatacaagcatgaaaattggtacacatacTCGTCAAACCCCACTCTATTCAAAAGTACCGCGTGCCACGCAAAATTTTAAGGGGACGGCCCCTAAAATCCAAGATGTCCGCCCATAAATGTggtttttcctttataactcgaGATCCATCGATTTTAAGccccataaatatattgaatGTGATTATAAATGTGGGCATTGCGGAAATTATGGTACCAAGTACATGTCTGTATCTATTACAGTTCTTGTAATACAGCATATAGCATATAGGTACTTTTACAGACTCGGGAGCAGGGCTGGATTTAGCCTGGCTGACTAGGTCACCAAGTCCCCAAAATGCATAGAAAAAGATGCTCTATGCTGTCATCATTTCATCTTATATccatattttatatttcttattggttTTATATGTTGGATGCCCTACCTGACActaccctctgcatttacccaGGCTTGGGACCGGCACAAATAGGATGcctgccctgttgaggctgcattaatcttttttttttgtttgtttgtttttttatttatttttttatttttcttttcatttttttaactttttttatgttttttgtcttgtctgtcttgtctgtctatttatgtttgtttatatttatcctttctttcctatgtattttttgtcttttagtttatttatacaaataggacactggcttgtgccctgttgaggctgcatttatttttaatttggatattattatgtttttttgtccctgtctgtctgtctgcctgcctgcctgcttatttatcctttctttcttatttcttttttgtcttttagtttatttatataaataggatactggcttgtgccctgttgagACTACATTTATCTTTATGAAGTAATCACATTTTAGCAACATGAGTTAGCATGCCCATATTTTGGTCTATGAATTATAGGTACTTTTACAGAATTGGGAGAGCAAAGCCACACAAATGTAGTGTTACACCTCACAGGTGCAACTGCACAGAGCTGTACACACAAGACCCAGTTTATAGCATTTGCATCTGCCACGACAGCCACATTTACAGCCACATTTGGTGAGCTGTTCGCAGGAATTGGCTATTGGAGAGTTGGCTGTCCAGAAGACTTGCCATTCCTCACCAAGCTTCTGCCATCCCCAGTCTGTAGGGTCCTCTGCTTCTGGCTGACACAGGGTTGCCTGGGCCCACACACAACCAGCCTGGTAAGCAGCACGTCtggtgtgttggagcagagcTGCTCTGGTTGGTGGGATTGACTCATAAGGTCTCTGCTTTCTGGTGAACATGTCAAGCCTGGCCTCATCCACAGTAGCAGCTGTGCTGGATCTGTCATACATTAGTATGACAAACTTCTCCAGAATCTCTAGGTCACCATTATCCACTGTGGGAGGGTAAATACTCAGTTTGGAGAATACAGGTGTGGCCTCTGGACATATGTCCCATGTCTGCCAAGCAGTTTTCTTGCCCTTGTTACGGAAGGCTGACACAGTGTTGCATCCTGTAAATGCGTGGAAGAATCGCATTCCTTTGATCTTCTCCTGGCCAAGACAATGAATTAGGTCATGCACACTGATCCAGCGCAGGCTCTGACCTTGCCCAAAAGCAAGCCACATCTTTTGTAGTCCAGCCTCTTGAAGAGCAGTGAAGACACTTAGTGCtaagacaagaacatctgtgtcaTTTGCCTTGATCATGATAGATTGGCTACCATGTTCTGCAGCATGTTTGGCATGCACAAACATGCGGCTGTCAGCTTCCTCGTGAGAGCATTCATCAAGTCCTGAGAGACTAGTTGCAGGAGTGCTGAAGACAGCAGGTCCCTTTGTGACAATCACTATGTTTGGAGCAAACATGTGTGCAACCTTGTCAGCAAGaaagtgaaacaaaaacatgaaagtgaaacaaaaacatgcatgccaaAAAAATGTTTCGTAGTTGCTAAAATGATTATTTCAAGTTCATGGCAGCCGTCTTGAACACTGGACTTAGAATTTTATAATCCTACTTAAAACCCAACTTTAATAACCCTACTTAAAAAGGttaggaaaaaaacattttcatattaGCCTACAATATTCACTGAACAACAATCAATGTTCAAATGTCTATTTCTCCCGCGAGTCTGTAAAAGTACCTATATGCTGTATTACGAGAACCGTAGTAGATACAGACATGTATTTGGTACCAAAATGTCCGCAATGCCCAAATTTATAGTCGCACTCAATATATTTATGGGGCTTAAAATCGATGCATTtcgagttataaaggaaaaaccACATTTCTGGGCGGACATCTTGGATTTTGGAGGCCGTCCCCTTTGAATGTTGCGTGGCACGCGGTACTTTTGAATAGAGTGGGGTTCGAAGAgtatgtgtaccaattttcatgcttgtatccgcAACTGAACGATCCTTGCTATTTTTGGCCTTAATCTGCTCCACtaattaccgtaattcaggtaatagacacggcgcaccgtttcttaaggcgcccggcacatttaaaaaaaaaaaaaaaaaaaattgcgccttatggtcgcgaaaatacggtagtcaaatttcggtgtctcgccatgaacataaaagttgttttaactttcacaTACTTTGTTCAatttgacccaaaatcaatacatttaatcaggcttccattctgaacaagtggatatgacaatcttggatgaactccatagcttttggtcaggtatacatttttcatcaagttATGTGCTGTAATTGCtttttcgttcatccaatcacaatgaaatcgaatcaaatattattgtcataagggTCCTTATTGACTGCGTCACGTATCGTGATCATAACTTGAACGAAATTAccattttacgtcactctgaatttctggtaaaataatcattaaaaatcACTGGTTTTGTCTTAGGACAATTAAATGTCAGATTCAGATACCTTTCGACAGGACTCaaaaatcatacgctggtacatatTGGTTTTGGAGAAGTTTGTCActcacttttttcaaaatatggggggggggggggggggggtggggggggggcatagacatatatatgtaGACGCCTCACAGACTGGCGCTGCCaattggagctgacgttcagcgcggctGCCATCTTTGATGGGTCTCCGATGCgtccgccatcttggatgggtcacCATTGCGCCCTCAGTGCATTTATTTCTACTGAGGAAGGTTTTGTCCCCCGACTACAATCATCCATAACTCCCCAAATTTTTTATGCACGCAGCTCCCTGCCCCCACAGGATTtatttagactcaatttattttccatttaatattcatttttgtgaataatttacccatccaaatgatgtcaaatgagtgagagtgaactttgtaatactataagccctcttggcttcctattgttcatttttcattgactgttttttgttttttttttatagcaaaaggtgcaaataaaaatatacactgcCGGAATTCAGAAATtgatgattatttcttcatccactgcatctttcatcctatggtgcgttcagggacaattggaatttactgtatttggcgagaattgaccattgtggtttctcctgtttactggtgtgatgagtgatatgtaaatattgtaatcgttaattaccaacttcatataattaatgtttttcatctaacctGAGTAGTGTGAGATATTATTTCAATGTGAAACTGCACACAAACCCAGCAgccatcagactcggttttgagtcattgaacataattggtacaaattagccccgcctctttttctgattggtcaatatttgatagtaccTATTCTCTGCCGTAACTAttgaacaggttgtgataaaaacatgtgggtggtgtcatcggattcggtattgagtacttgaccttcattggactgaaatagccccgccccttcttctgattggtcaatatttgatagtccctattctctgccgtaacttttgaacgggttgtgataaagacatgtgggtggtgtcatcggactcggttttgactccttcaccttcattggcctgaattagccccgccccttcttctgattggtcgatatgtgatagatcctattttctgccataacttgaatggtttgatatagagtcgtgggtggtttcatccgctaaatgtccaggctgaagaatctacatgcaagtcatacaagcttccactgcagcctgaacgtgcacaagggtgcgagggcccgttcatcgctgcttgcagctttaattttactttaTATTCGATCAAATTTGTCACAATAGCATAAACACACAGAGGACCCAGGGTGGTGGACGGCGTCTCACCTGTGAAATGTTCTGTGAACTCCTGCTCCAGCTTGGCGGCTCTGTCGAAGGTTTTCCTGCCCTGATCGTCCGTCAGGCGTTTGTTCATCTCTCTGCAGGCGCAAATGCAGCTCAAGGTTTGGCAACAGCTGAGCTTCAGGTTTCAAGTTTCAAAGTAGGGAAGGTCCTTCCCCCGACTCACATGATGTTCTCCACAGATTTGGGTTTGATGAAGATGGCGATGGGGTGAAGCTGCGCCAGCTGGAGTCTCTTGATGGCATTTCCTGACACGTCCAGGATACAGTGTTTACCCTGAAAACGGCGCAGAAACAAAGATCAACCCCTCTGAAGGCTGGCAGCACCAAAGCTGCTCCAAAGCTGCTCCAAAGCTGCTCCTAAAGCGTTtctctacaaagaaatgtacgttttacgtctcacaaaacatgttattttattgtctgaaaaatggttcaaatgttattttattgtctgaaaaattgttaaaatatgttattttgttacttgaaaaatttaaaatatgctttgttgatgagaaaatatgtttctctatttttcttatttttgtgagggggatatatattgtttttcgcactaccttgttctctatagctgatataacatgaattactcctatgtgggatcattaaagttcttatttttgccatcttattatatttggtgcctaactgttttcAAAGAATATTAGTGCGTGTTTTAACGAATAAATGAGAtgtaaaatgtatgtatgtatgtatgtaatttctttgtagaaaggcgctttatgaaaataagtccatttacttgtattagtttacagtagggctgcaacgattcgtcgacgttgtcgacaaaaatcgataatcaaaattgtcgacaatgaattccattgtcgacaattgtcgccagacgtgtttttccaacggagtgaggcgtctcacttcaatacaatctctgctgagagtcgcgcatgcgcgctagcgtctctgccgagcggtagcgggtaaacaATAATGACGGCGTCCCGTCCTGTAGTAGAGCAGCTGCGCgtaacaaaacttctaaagttttggagccttttagcctggatacggtaaataaaaagatgacttgcaaggtttgcaaaacagaccttgcttatcacgggagcacgttggtaatgcatgagcatttgaagagaaagcacgtcgggtctgggtgacgagtttcaacaaatgatacaccagttcaacccagagaacgtcctgccatccagaacccatttcacccacttgatagagaaaaaatatgagacgttttattttattttttatataacacatttgcctgtccttaaaaaatgaaaaataatggacagaggtttatttatttagggatttatgtctatacttgtccttggttttaaataggacattttattaactttttgtatgaacagcggcaaagttgaataaaatatctacaggactgtctcagaaaattagaatattgtgacaaagttctttattttctgtaatgcaattaaaacaacaaaaatgtcatacattctggattcattacaaatctactgaaatattgcaagccttttattattttaatattgctgattatggtttacagattaagattcccagaatattctaattttttgagatgggatatttgctttttcttaagctgtaagccatgatcagcaatattaaaataataaaaggcttgcaatatttcagttgatttgtaatgaattcagaatggatgacatttttgcattacagaaaataaaggactttatcacaatattctaattttctgagacagtcctgtatttttcattgaagtaccccgtctttcttgtgtttattatcatttgccacataattaaagcgacatactaaatttaagaaaaaattactaattatctgattagtcgactaatcgtttcaataatcggtgactagtcgactattaaaatagtcgttagttgcagccctaatttacagcgcagtcttgaacatgtaccaatatggcggcgacgttgacatatcgcagcagctccatggggcgtctacgtatatatgtctatggcacCAAGGTATTGCAATTTTACTGCAGTTTTTAGGTAAGACTGAAAAAgatgaattaattacagattttaattaattaattgctcCATTGTTTTAATGGCTTGACAGCACGAGTTAATATTTTCCTCTACGTTCACTTGGATCACCAGAAACCAAGGCCTTCTGCAGGTTCCGCTCCGCCTCCCTCCGTTAGCCGCCAGCTGTTACCGTGGAAACGGGCGGTCCTACCTTCTCGGCCACCTGGCGCACCGACTGGACGCTGGTCCCGTAGAGGTGGTTGTTGTACTGCCCCGCCTCGATGAACCGGTGGTCCTGGATGTCCTTCTCCATCTGCTCCCTGGAAACCACGAAGTGGTAGTCTCTGCCGTCCACCTCGTAGTCGCGCTTGGGCCGCGTCGTGTCTGCGGGACGAGAGCGAGGATGGCGTTCAGATACGGCACAGGACCACGTTCACGGGGACACGGCCGGCGGCACCTACGGGGGACACACGATCCAAACTTGTCGGGGAACTCGGAGATCAGGTCGTCGTTGATCCGGTCCTTCATGGGGCCCAGGATGATGACGGGTCGGGTGTAGCCAACTGTCGACGGGAGGAACAAAGCAAAAGGCTCACGGTGGCAGTTAGAACAtgagtaagggataatgcccgacaaggtgtacattaacataaatatatggatgtGAACCAGTTTGCTTCTGCGAattccatatatttctgataatggaCACCTCGAAGGGcgttatcccgcttataccatggtcacttaccaaaaaacataaatattaaatcagttattcatgctttaatgtgttttcagttgaaatcattagttttataacaagccacagctgagcgactatttaatctctcgtctgcagccgttggaacctggtaagttacaaagttttttaacaagccataactccttttccttggtaacacctgagggtctgactaaaacctggaacaatcactaccgtcccataaggtccttaatggacacagtgttgacttctccagtaactaggacggacctgagatacgatttagcaacgggagatattctagttcgctcggctattttctttcctctcctcttctgcatcccagtcatcaaaattgttaaatttacCAGATAAATTAagagaaattacaaaatcactcatgttgcCGTTCCTGCGCAATACCTGGCAGGGGTACACTGCTTCCCAAATCTCTCTCTCCAACTTTCTTCAACGCAGGGGAACCGTCTACCGCCCTCATGTTCTGCTAGGACTAAACTTCATCTCAGATCAGCGTGACCAGCATCAGCTGAGGAGCTTCCCACCAGCTGCTCGCGAAACTGGTCACCAAGAATCAGTGAACGTTCGTCCCCCCGGGATACAACGTAGTGACCCGCAAACGGGGGCCAAGGAGACGACGTAACCAGGCTACAACTACCAGGAAAAGGGGGACGGGTGGTTTATTGAttcattattaataactatcgtaACAGAATTTTTAATAATTCTAATAACTGAACTAGCACTCCGTTTGTGGCACAACATAAttggtgccccgtgtgaggaTTTAATACATCAGCTTTGTGTCAAATAATCCAATATGAAGTCATCTTtagtaattattaataattgtcgaaagacgattattaataactctaataactgaaccagcaccccgtTTGTAGCACAACAGCGGCTTCCGGACTCACCTTCTTGCTGGACGACGGGCTCGTAGGACAGGACAAACTCCTCCTGGGCACCTGAAACACACAGACGAGCAGCTTAGCGATGGGAGAGGAACGAGGGATGAAGCGGAGGACGGATGAGAGCTGAGATCCATCTCCTGAAGTCGGTTTGAGTTTGGGCTGCGAGTGGCGGCGGCGAGAGGCCCCAGGAACACGGCTCTGACAGCCGGACTCCAGGCCGCCGACCCGTTTACGTTGTCTCCGAGCAGATGTCTCACCGGCTGGACAAATGTCTCTGAGTCTGGTTCTGATGCACGTTGATTTGGCGTCagaacctggggcct
Coding sequences:
- the LOC133452159 gene encoding disks large homolog 1-like, translated to MDDDTYLQGSPDWRSSSPQTCRDPPDWRSSSPQTCRDPQTGGLPHPRPAGIPQTGDLPHPRPTGIPRLEVFVSVDIQGEVQFPSFRVQFCTDSDGRVGDPSVTPSPAPEHVTSNASDSESSYRAQEEFVLSYEPVVQQEVGYTRPVIILGPMKDRINDDLISEFPDKFGSCVPHTTRPKRDYEVDGRDYHFVVSREQMEKDIQDHRFIEAGQYNNHLYGTSVQSVRQVAEKGKHCILDVSGNAIKRLQLAQLHPIAIFIKPKSVENIIEMNKRLTDDQGRKTFDRAAKLEQEFTEHFTAVVQGDTLEEIYDQVKQIIEEQSGPFIWVQSKEKL